From Bacillus sp. FSL K6-3431, the proteins below share one genomic window:
- a CDS encoding PadR family transcriptional regulator, whose amino-acid sequence MSIQIFILSNLMEDNTYPYKLKKQLSEPIPLDRLSGLTESKLYYHFDSLTKQGLIETVEIIKEENRPDKQVFGITAKGREELPKKIYKLFENGNDINDMVVAISNIKFVVREKVVEILEYKLNNLKARWEEVKSFEEFVQIDQDNERLRKFFAGYFSTKSEHTIYWLGELIQQIQRREI is encoded by the coding sequence ATGTCCATTCAGATTTTTATATTGAGTAACCTGATGGAGGATAACACTTATCCTTATAAATTAAAAAAGCAGCTTTCAGAGCCCATTCCGTTGGATCGATTAAGTGGGTTAACAGAAAGTAAACTGTACTACCATTTTGATTCATTAACAAAACAAGGTTTAATTGAGACAGTAGAAATCATAAAAGAAGAAAATCGACCTGATAAGCAAGTTTTTGGGATTACGGCTAAAGGTCGTGAAGAACTGCCGAAAAAGATCTATAAGTTGTTTGAAAACGGGAATGATATTAATGATATGGTAGTAGCTATATCAAATATTAAGTTTGTAGTTCGTGAAAAAGTAGTAGAAATACTAGAATATAAATTAAACAATTTAAAGGCTCGTTGGGAGGAAGTTAAGTCTTTTGAAGAGTTTGTTCAGATCGACCAAGATAATGAGAGGCTTAGAAAATTTTTTGCTGGTTATTTTTCAACTAAATCTGAGCACACAATTTATTGGCTTGGAGAGTTAATTCAACAGATTCAACGTCGGGAAATATAA
- a CDS encoding DUF4073 domain-containing protein — translation MKKLVTGIMATSILFNVGTFSGSAQEKLDEHLFSKDPNLTFDVISDIQGDYNDFRHVLNDMKQVNPASKALIVNGDITDRGWDFEYLAVQQVLDSNPHPENVWYSIGNHEFYKPKWATPNKLAQSTWPNNTLESEMFQNFYDFTGEEKVYHKKELDGYPFLFLGTEKYMHYHDKSLWDEVYLSDVQLDWLKQNLEEYSKKDANKPIFLFSHHILKDSISGSTQSPYTGDYLDQEKLEAILKDYPQVILFTSHSHWDLNLPDWAGKKVVEGGDKRGFTVVNTAGIQMGWASAGSNGGEVATGSDFKQGLQVEVNGKDVKIKAYDYKKDKVIKELGVHNGTVAQLPPNVKADDEKNELIGATDYMEYSVNGKSHWVDYDQMNPPKFEGNQNVFVRHKGEMNLEDGLSQKVIFKK, via the coding sequence GTGAAAAAGCTAGTAACAGGTATTATGGCAACATCTATTCTTTTCAATGTAGGTACTTTTTCAGGATCAGCTCAAGAAAAATTGGATGAGCATCTATTTTCAAAAGATCCGAACCTTACTTTTGATGTCATTAGTGACATTCAAGGAGATTATAATGACTTTAGGCATGTACTTAACGATATGAAACAGGTAAACCCTGCTTCGAAAGCATTAATTGTTAATGGCGATATTACAGACAGGGGATGGGACTTTGAATATCTAGCCGTACAACAGGTGTTAGATAGTAATCCTCATCCAGAAAACGTATGGTACAGCATAGGAAATCATGAATTTTATAAACCGAAATGGGCTACACCGAATAAATTAGCACAAAGTACATGGCCAAATAATACGCTGGAATCAGAAATGTTCCAAAATTTCTATGATTTTACTGGCGAAGAGAAAGTCTACCATAAAAAAGAATTAGACGGATATCCGTTCCTTTTCCTAGGAACAGAAAAATATATGCACTACCATGATAAATCTTTATGGGATGAGGTTTATCTTAGTGATGTACAGCTTGATTGGTTAAAACAGAATCTTGAGGAATATTCAAAGAAAGATGCAAATAAACCAATCTTTCTCTTTAGTCATCATATCCTCAAGGATAGTATTTCAGGCTCCACTCAATCACCGTATACAGGTGATTACTTAGACCAAGAAAAATTAGAAGCAATCTTAAAGGATTATCCTCAAGTCATTCTCTTCACAAGTCACAGTCACTGGGATCTTAATCTTCCTGATTGGGCGGGTAAAAAAGTAGTAGAAGGTGGAGATAAGCGTGGTTTTACTGTAGTGAACACAGCTGGTATTCAAATGGGCTGGGCATCGGCTGGGTCCAATGGTGGAGAAGTGGCGACAGGTTCTGATTTTAAACAGGGACTTCAGGTTGAAGTGAACGGAAAAGATGTAAAGATAAAAGCATATGACTATAAAAAAGATAAAGTCATTAAAGAGCTTGGTGTGCATAATGGTACTGTTGCTCAATTACCACCTAATGTTAAAGCTGATGATGAAAAAAATGAATTAATCGGCGCTACCGATTACATGGAATACTCCGTTAATGGGAAAAGTCACTGGGTTGACTATGATCAAATGAACCCTCCAAAATTCGAAGGAAACCAAAATGTATTCGTGCGTCATAAAGGTGAAATGAATTTAGAAGATGGATTATCCCAAAAGGTCATTTTCAAAAAATAA
- a CDS encoding LamG-like jellyroll fold domain-containing protein, translating into MAMSFAATNTNIPYNVLSNSMTTVAFANEETVLDLKFDNNTNDSSSSVVTPSVLGNPEFVKGRIGQAIKFKSPGQYVDLGNRDEFRFGESTDFSVAFWIKSDGIKGDPSIISNKSWNSGSNTGWILAANGSGELIWNYKTSGSERLDYHMPNVADNLWHHIVVTHDRKNGSARFYKDGSLIKTVDISGMKGTLDSSFTTKIGQDGTGKYSSTLNAQVDELQMYRNVLSESEVRAMYDSAPPLPPTLVESVSLDQTNVNLKAGAPMPLAATISPKDATVKEVVWTSSDETVAKVEIINERPTIIAGKPGDATITVKTVDGEKTAMAKVHVSNSIDVSGDGLLTKDDLKIILKNQNSREGDKRWKQAQKADINDDKKVDRSDVQMMKDKLAPYKDDFLYKRVVFVGIDGAGNAVKNPQANAKNIQKLISEGAGTYEAKAMLPTISAENWGAMFHGVVPLKHQLTNAIVGENPYPENNPYPSFMKMLKQERPMLQQASFTTWSPINKGIIEDSAGAYKVNGGKDETTTQKTVDYIKTEGQNTRNIFVHLDEVDGAGHGNGYYTPKFYEQLQKADQYIGQIVQALEEEGLMDDTLIVVTADHGGTRSGSHGGNSPEEQTVFWAAKGKSIKSGTTLSDVEVVDTAAVVAHALRLDIPENWDAQLPAGLFQDKK; encoded by the coding sequence ATGGCGATGTCGTTTGCTGCAACAAACACAAATATTCCATATAATGTATTATCCAACAGTATGACTACCGTTGCATTCGCTAATGAAGAAACCGTTCTCGACTTGAAGTTTGATAACAATACAAACGATAGCTCTTCAAGTGTCGTAACTCCTTCAGTCTTAGGCAATCCCGAATTTGTTAAAGGACGCATCGGACAAGCCATCAAATTTAAATCCCCAGGACAATATGTAGACCTGGGGAATCGCGACGAGTTCCGTTTCGGTGAAAGCACGGATTTTTCTGTTGCCTTCTGGATCAAATCGGATGGAATCAAGGGCGATCCTTCCATCATTTCGAATAAGAGCTGGAATTCCGGAAGCAACACCGGGTGGATTTTAGCCGCAAACGGTTCGGGTGAACTCATTTGGAACTACAAAACATCCGGGAGCGAGCGATTGGATTACCACATGCCTAATGTTGCGGACAATTTATGGCATCATATCGTTGTCACGCATGACCGAAAAAACGGAAGTGCACGCTTTTATAAAGACGGAAGCTTGATTAAAACAGTGGATATCTCTGGAATGAAAGGAACGCTTGACTCCTCCTTTACAACTAAAATTGGTCAAGATGGTACAGGAAAATACAGTTCTACTCTGAATGCACAGGTGGATGAGCTTCAGATGTATCGAAATGTCTTGAGCGAATCGGAAGTCCGCGCAATGTACGATAGCGCTCCTCCGCTTCCACCCACTTTAGTAGAATCCGTCTCACTGGACCAGACTAATGTCAACCTGAAAGCTGGTGCACCTATGCCGCTAGCAGCGACTATCTCTCCAAAAGATGCAACGGTAAAAGAGGTTGTCTGGACCTCCAGTGATGAAACAGTAGCGAAGGTAGAAATAATCAACGAACGTCCGACTATTATTGCTGGAAAGCCTGGAGACGCAACGATCACGGTCAAAACCGTCGATGGTGAAAAAACAGCCATGGCCAAGGTCCATGTATCTAACTCCATCGATGTGTCGGGAGATGGGCTGTTAACTAAAGATGATCTAAAAATCATCCTGAAAAACCAAAATAGTCGTGAAGGTGACAAGCGTTGGAAGCAAGCTCAAAAAGCGGATATTAACGATGATAAAAAAGTGGATCGATCTGATGTGCAAATGATGAAAGATAAGTTAGCTCCTTACAAGGATGATTTTCTTTACAAGCGAGTAGTATTTGTCGGGATCGATGGAGCTGGGAACGCAGTAAAAAACCCACAAGCTAATGCAAAAAATATCCAGAAACTAATAAGCGAAGGCGCTGGAACATATGAAGCGAAAGCAATGCTACCGACGATAAGTGCAGAAAACTGGGGTGCTATGTTTCATGGAGTCGTTCCTTTAAAACATCAACTCACCAACGCTATCGTAGGTGAAAATCCTTATCCTGAGAATAATCCTTATCCGTCTTTTATGAAAATGCTGAAACAAGAGCGTCCTATGCTCCAACAAGCTTCATTCACCACATGGTCACCGATCAACAAAGGAATCATTGAAGATTCTGCAGGTGCTTATAAAGTAAATGGTGGGAAAGATGAAACTACGACACAAAAAACTGTGGATTATATTAAAACAGAAGGTCAAAACACCCGCAACATTTTTGTTCATTTAGATGAGGTGGATGGTGCCGGTCATGGCAATGGCTATTACACCCCAAAATTTTATGAGCAATTACAAAAAGCGGATCAGTATATTGGTCAAATTGTCCAAGCATTAGAAGAAGAAGGACTAATGGATGATACGCTAATCGTCGTTACTGCTGATCATGGTGGGACACGTAGTGGTAGTCATGGTGGAAACTCTCCTGAGGAACAGACTGTTTTTTGGGCAGCAAAAGGAAAATCAATTAAGTCTGGTACTACGTTATCCGATGTAGAAGTGGTAGACACTGCCGCTGTCGTAGCCCATGCGCTTCGTCTGGATATCCCAGAAAATTGGGATGCACAACTCCCGGCAGGACTATTTCAAGACAAAAAATAA
- a CDS encoding ABC transporter permease, protein METATVKSNKNVIVWFKHKWTSEPLFSIAVALVIMIILQTLVLGFEYDSFGSWLQSWINNWINILRNNAGIGIIALGMTLVIMTGGIDLAVGSTLVATGAFAMILLDTGNKGILGMLGIVGIPAFIITIILVLIFGYLLGLLIGATVTRGKVPPFIATLGAMMIFRSVTQHFMQGYNTKIPMEFLQIASFKIGNYMIMPIIYWAVIAYILYYVSKRTIFGRQIIAVGSNERAAKFSGVHVDKVKMRVYALMGLLVSIAAIIQVSRIGSMDFSNAGRGMEMDAIAAAVVGGTSMMGGRGFILGTVYGMLIIAVMNNLLNLFGVPPFLREAFKGFIVIGAVLLQKKEKTS, encoded by the coding sequence ATGGAAACAGCCACTGTAAAAAGTAATAAAAACGTTATTGTGTGGTTCAAACATAAGTGGACGAGCGAACCATTGTTTAGCATAGCTGTTGCACTCGTAATCATGATTATATTACAGACTTTGGTTTTGGGATTTGAATATGATTCATTCGGCAGTTGGTTACAATCCTGGATCAATAACTGGATTAACATTCTAAGGAATAATGCGGGTATAGGAATTATTGCTTTGGGGATGACTTTAGTTATTATGACGGGAGGAATTGATTTAGCAGTAGGTTCGACATTGGTTGCCACAGGTGCTTTTGCCATGATTCTACTTGACACTGGAAACAAGGGGATTTTGGGTATGTTAGGAATAGTAGGAATTCCGGCATTTATTATCACAATCATTTTAGTGCTAATATTTGGATATTTACTAGGATTACTAATAGGCGCAACAGTTACTAGGGGGAAAGTACCTCCATTCATTGCAACCCTAGGTGCGATGATGATATTTAGAAGTGTTACACAGCATTTCATGCAGGGTTATAATACAAAAATACCTATGGAATTTTTACAGATTGCTAGTTTTAAAATTGGCAATTATATGATCATGCCAATTATTTACTGGGCCGTCATTGCGTATATACTTTACTATGTTTCTAAGAGAACCATCTTTGGCAGGCAGATCATTGCTGTAGGATCCAATGAAAGAGCAGCAAAGTTTTCAGGTGTCCATGTGGATAAAGTCAAAATGCGCGTGTATGCTTTGATGGGACTTCTCGTTTCGATCGCTGCTATTATTCAAGTTTCTCGTATTGGTTCGATGGATTTTTCCAATGCAGGAAGAGGAATGGAAATGGATGCAATTGCAGCGGCAGTAGTGGGTGGAACTAGTATGATGGGCGGAAGAGGATTCATCCTTGGAACCGTGTATGGCATGTTAATCATCGCCGTCATGAACAATCTATTAAATCTATTTGGCGTGCCACCTTTTTTAAGAGAAGCATTTAAAGGATTTATTGTAATCGGCGCAGTACTTTTGCAAAAAAAAGAGAAGACTTCGTAG